In the Corynebacterium anserum genome, AGGTTGAGGAGCTCAACGACGGTGGAAAGGCAACTGCAGCTGTTGGCTCTTCCAAGGTTGATGAGGCCGAACTCCGCAGGAAGATCGAGGCTGACGTACGCAAAGATGTAGAGGCCAAGGTTCGCCGCGATGTTGAGGCGAAGGCTGAGGCACGCATTAGGGATGCCGAGTCGCGTGCGAAGGCAGCGGAGGAGCGCGCTAAGAAGGCAGAAGCTGCAGCTGCTGAAGCACGCAAGTCCACCGATTCCTCCGCTTCTTCTGCCGCTACCTCCGGTATTGTCGGCTCCGCAGCCACCAAGGGGGACGTAACCTCTGGTGCTGCTACGCCAGACACTCATATGCAGGCTGCTCGAGTGCTGTCTCTGGCTCAAGAGATGGCCGATCGTCTCACCAGCGATGCCAAGGCAGAGTCCAGCGCAATGCTCTCGGATGCGCGCGCTGAAGCCAAGCGGACTGTTGACGATGCAGACAGCTCCTCCCGCAGGATTTTGGATGAGGCAAAGAAGAATGCTGATTCCCAACTGTCTGACGCTAAGGTTCGTTCTGAAAAGATGCTGGCTGATGCTAAGCAGAAGTCCGAAGCTCAACTTGCGGATGCAGATCAGCGTTCTAAGACGATGATTGCGGACGCTAACGCACAGTCTCAGGCACAGATCCGTCAGGCTCAGGACAAGGCAACCGCGCTGCAGCAGGATGCAGAGCGGAAGCATACCGAGATCATGGAGACTGTCAAGAAGCAGCAGACCATCCTGGAAGGGCGCATCGAAGAATTGCGTACTTACGAGCGCGAATACCGTACTCGCTTGAAGACCTTCCTCGAGTCTCAGCTTGAAGAGCTCAACTCTCGAGGCACTGCTGCTCCAGCAGGTACCCCGGAAGTCGAGATGCATAACCAGTAGACTCGTTGATCCTCTCTGGATGATTACTCCCCACTGTGGGTTGGCGTTCATTCGCTGTCCACCGGTGGGGAGTTTTTCGCTGTCTTTTGCTTGACGGTGTACAGTACGAGTTATTCGCGTTGATCCGGCTATCACCGGGGAGCGTCACCGGAAGAACGGTCATTCCATGAGTTCGCTGACAAGCGGAACCAAAGCTTGAGGACAAGCTGGTGGCAAGCGGCTGACATGCTGGTTGGTCACAGCGCCAGCGTTCTGCGTCTGAGTACACGGGAAGGGCTTATTAGAACCGGGCGGAGTCGCGGCACGATATCGCCGCATGATGAGTGGACTTGAGCCTCACATCTCGTCTCACCTGGTGGGTGATTACTCGCCTAGATGGTGATCATGCGGGTTGTAGGCTAGGTCAACCAGGGTGGTACCGCGTGCCCGTCACGTCCCTGATTTTCTTTGTGCCCGACATACAACTGCCGTCCACACGGGGTGGCGTCGGGAAAAGAAAGAGGAATGACCAGAAGACGACAGGAACGGATACGCGAGTAAATGAGCACCCCAGCCGGTGGCGCATACCCACGCCAGGACATGACGAACGGATCTTCATCCTTCCCTGTGATGGAACAGGAAGTGCTGAAGTACTGGGCAGAGGACGCAACGTTTAATGAGTCCATTGCTCAGCGCGAGGGCGCTGAGGAATACGTGTTTTACGATGGCCCTCCATTCGCGAACGGGCTGCCACACTACGGTCATCTGCTGACCGGTTACGTCAAGGATATTGTGCCGCGTTACCAGACGATGCGTGGTAAGAAGGTGGCCCGCGTATTCGGCTGGGATTGCCACGGTCTGCCGGCGGAACTCGAAGCTGAAAAGCAGCTGGGGATCAAGGGACGCCAAGGTATCGAAGAGATGGGCATGGCGAAGTTTAATGACTACTGCGCGTCGTCCGTGTTGCGTTATGCCGATGAGTGGAAAGAGTACGTAACACGCCAGGCCCGCTGGGTTGATTTCGATAATGGCTACAAGACCATGGATCTGGACTTCATGGAGTCCGTAATGTGGGCGTTTAAGGAGTTGTGGAATAAAGGACTGATTTATCAGGGATTCCGCGTACTGCCTTACTCCTGGGCAGAGCACACACCGCTGTCGAACCAGGAGACACGGCTGGATGACTCCTACAAGATGCGTCAGGATCCAACTCTCACGGTCACCTTCCCGGTTACCGGTGCGCGCGAAGGTTCTGCTGCAGCAGAAATTTTCACCAACCATGAAGAATGGGGGAACGTCTCCCTCATCGCTTGGACGACCACGCCGTGGACCTTGCCTTCAAATTTGGCATTGGCAGTGAATCCCACCGTCGAATATTCTGCTGTGAAGGTGGGCGCAGGATCCGCATTTGAAGGTCAGGTTTTTGTTCTAGCCACCGCTCTCATCAGTAGTTTTGCAAAGGAGCTGGGCGAGGATCACCAAGTGCTGTGCTCGTTCCCGGGCTCCAAGCTGGTGGGAACGACTTACGAACCAGTGTTCCCGTACTTCAAAGATCACCCGAATGCCTTCCAGGTGATCGCTGCCGACTACGTCACTACTGAGGACGGTACAGGTATCGTTCATCAAGCCCCAGCCTTCGGTGAAGACGATATGTTTGCATGTGAAGCGGTGGGCATTGAGGTGGTCATTCCCGTCGATATGGATGGCAAGTTCACCTCCCAGGTACCTGACTACCAGGGGAAATTGGTGTTCGACGCTAATAAAGACATCATCAGGGACCTCAAGGCAGAGGGCAAGGTGGTTCGTCATCAAACCATCGAACACTCTTACCCTCACTCGTGGCGGTCGGGTGAACCGCTGATTTACATGGCGCTGCCGTCGTGGTTCGTAGCTGTCACAAAGTTCCGTGATCGCATGGTTGAGCTCAACCATGAGCAGATCGACTGGATGCCTTCCCATATTCGTGATGGTCAATTCGGAAAATGGCTGGAAGGCGCACGCGACTGGAATATTTCCCGCAATCGTTACTGGGGAGCTCCCATTCCAGTGTGGGTGTCTGATTCTGAAGAGTATCCGCGTATGGATGTCTACGGTTCTCTTGATGAGCTAGAGCGTGATTTTGGTGTCCGTCCGCAGTCTCTGCACCGACCGGACATCGATCAGCTGACCCGCCCGAATCCAGACGATCCAACCGGTAAGTCCACCATGCGTAGGGTTCCGGAGGTATTGGATTGCTGGTTTGAATCGGGTTCCATGCCGTTTGCTCAGAAGCACTACCCTTTTGAAAACAAAGAGTGGTTTGATACTCACTCACCGGCTGACTTCATTGTGGAGTATTCGGGTCAGTCGCGTGGTTGGTTCTACACACTCCATGTCTTATCCACAGCATTGTTCGATCGCCCGGCTTTCAAGAAGGTCGTGGCTCATGGCATTGTTCTGGGTGACGATGGACTGAAAATGTCCAAGTCCAAAGGCAACTATCCGAACGTGAACGAGGTTTTTGAACGGGATGGTTCCGACGCCATGCGTTGGTTCCTCATGTCAAGTCCTATTCTGCGTGGGGGTAATCTGATCGTCACGGAACAGGGCATTCGTGAAGGAGTACGGCACGCTATGCTGCCGATGTGGAATGCGTATTCCTTCCTGCGTCTCTATGCCTCCCAGCCGGCGCGTTATAGCACCGACTCCACCAATGTGTTGGATCGCTACATTTTGGCTAAGTTGCACGACACCGTTACGCGCGTCACCGAAGCGCTCGATAACACCGACGTCGCTATTGCCACTGACGAGATCCGGACATTCTGTGACGCTCTGACCAATTGGTATGTTCGCCGCTCCCGTGAGCGTTTCTGGGCTGGGGATACCGAATACCCAGAAGCTTTTCATACCTTGTATACGGTTCTGGAGACCCTATGCCGAGTGGCGGCGCCACTCCTGCCAATGACTACCGAAGTTATTTGGCGAGGTCTTACTGGGGAACGTTCAGTGCATCTGACCGATTATCCGAAGGCGGAGGATCTACCTCAGGATTCTGCCCTGGTGGAAGCGATGGACGCTGTACGCTCCATTAGTTCCGCGGCATCATCATTGCGCAAGTCCCATAAGTTGCGTAATCGTTTGCCTCTACCACGTCTGGCGGTTGCTATGCCGAATGCTGATGAGCTGGAGAATTTCACGTCAATCATTGCCGATGAAGTGAATGTCAAGGAAGTTGTCTTGACTGATGATGTGGCCTCTGTTGGACGTTTTGACGTTGTGGTTAATGCTCGCGCGGCAGGTCCTCGTCTCGGCAAAGACGTTCAGCGTGTGATCAAGGCAGTGAAGTCAGGTGATTATGAAGTAACTGATTCCGGAACAGTTGTGGCCGACGGCATTGAATTGCAGGACGGTGAGTATTCCCGCAGGCTGGTTGCTACCGACCCGGACAACACTGCTGAGGTCGCCGGCGTAGGTGGTCTGGTTGTGTTGGATACCTGCGTCACTCCTGAGCTGGAGGCGGAAGGCTGGGCCGCCGACCGTGTGCGTGGGCTGCAAGATGCCCGCAAGAACGCCGGTTTTGATGTGAGTGATCGCATCACCGTGACGCTGTCTGTACCTGCAGACAAGGAGGCCTGGGCTAAGGAGCATGCACAGAGCATCGCCAAGGAAGTCTTAGCTACAGAATTCCACGTGGTGGTCGGAGAAGAACTTCCGGTGGATGTGGCAGATGGTTGCACCGCTCAGGTCACCCGAAATTAGTGCACACCATTCAGTGAACTAGTGAATGGATTGCCCCTGCGGGCTCACGCCCCGCGTAGCCGCTCCAGTTGTCATGATCGCCTCTGGCGTGTCGTTGTACGCTGGTGCGGCCTTGGCAGTTGGACTCTTCCATACATTTCCCCCAGCGATTGTCGCCTGGATGCGCATCGCGGCTGCGGGGCTCATCCTCGTGATTATTCAGCGACCAAAGATCCAGAGTTTCTTTGGCACCTCGGGGCGCCTTGCCATGGCGTTCGGTGTGGTCACGCTGGGAATGAACATGGTGTTCTACGAGGCTATTGCTCGTCTTCCGCTAGGAACTGCCGTGGCGATTGAGTTTTTAGGTCCTATAGCGGTCGCTGCGTGGGGTAGTCATTCACGCCGTGACTGGTCAGCACTTCTTTTAGCTGGCGTCGGTGTGCTGGTGTTATCAGGGGCACAGTGGGCTGCTTCCCCGAGTGGGGTGATGTATGCGCTCACTGCGGCTATGTTGTGGGCTGGATATATCATGCTCGGCTCTCGTGTGGCGAAGAATTCTGCTTATGCTGGTGCGCGTGACGCTCTGGCGATTGGTTTTGCCTGGTCAGCAGTGGTTTCGACTCCTCTTGTCGGGGCGGGCTATTTCCTGGTGTGGGGTAGTGGCATAGCCCCTGGTTGGCATGTTGACGCGTTAGAGCTCGTTGGCCTTGCATTGGGTCTGGGAATGCTGAGTGCTGTGATTCCCTATAGTCTTGACCAATTAGTGATGAAAATAGCGGGGCCTGGATACTTTGCCTTGTTGCTTGCCTTGCTTCCGTTGACCGCGTCACTACTCGGCGCGGTGGCGCTAGGGCAGATGCTTAGTATTGTCGAGCTACTGGGGATTGCAGCAGTGGTAGCCGCGGTTGCCTTGAGAGAGCCGGGTTAGTGAGGCGTATTTCTTGAAAAGGCTTTTCCAGAACTCGCAATTTTCACTACATCCTAATGACCTTGGATGAGCGTGGATGCATTCACACAGCGTAGTGACTGAGTGCCTTAGTCTGGGGCAAGCCTCGCATGTCGGAGTTTCGGTATTGACGGAGACTTCCACTGGCGGTCGTATGGAAAGGAGGTGTCAGGGACATGGGTGATCGTCCAGAATACAACGGCGAGATACTGTACGACCCTTTCAGGGATGGCCGAAAAATAACCGACGATACACACGCCGATAGGACACGCGCTGACAACTCTTCTCGCAGCCGCCCACAAGAACGCTGGGTGGCGCATATCGATATGGACGCTTTTTTTGCGTCTGTGGAACAATTGACCAGACCCACTCTGCGAGGTCGCCCGGTTCTCGTTGGTGGAATGAGCGGGCGGGGAGTCGTTGCCGGTGCGTCCTATGAGGCGAGAGTGTTTGGTGCGCATTCGGCAATGCCTATGAGCCAGGCGGTGCGTTTGTGCCGCAACAGGGCTGTGGTTGTTCGGCCTCGTTTGGAGGTGTACAAGGTGGCGTCGAGAAGAATCTTCGAAGTCATCCGAGCACATGCAGGCGCCGTGGTGGAGCAACTGTCCGTGGACGAAGGTTTTGCCGAGCCGCCTCAGCTCATAGGCGCTACCGACGAAGAAGCCAGAGCGTGGGCTATGCGCTTACAGCGTGCTGTGGAAGAGGAGACAGGTTTACCTTCCTCAGTGGGGATGGCTTCGACAAAACTCGACGCAAAAATGGCTAGTGACCTAGGGAAACCACATGGCATAGCGGTGGTTTCTGTGTGGCGAAGAATGCAGGTATTCGGGCCGCGACCGGCCAAGGAACTCTGGGGGATCGGCAAGGTGGCGCAAGCTCGGCTGGCAGAAGTGGGTGTGCACACTATCGCAGAATTCGTCAAGATGGATCGTGCCGATGTGAAGAGTTTGCTAGGTGCCGCCGGCGTAGATATTCAGCGCATGGCCGCAGGAAACGACACACGTCCCGTAGCTCCTCGTGCGCGCTCCAAACAAATGAGTGCTGAACGTACCCTCACCACGAATATTCATACATCAACAGAATTATGGCCGATCGTCAATGAGGTGGCCAAAGAAGCACACCGTAGGCTTCTCAAAGATGGTCGTGCAGCGCGTACTATTACCGCGAAAGTTCGCACGGAAGATTTTCATATCCATACCCGTTCGGCCACCTTACCCGCAGGCACAGATGATCTAGAGACAATCACCGTGGCCGCTCGGCGTGTTATGCCACGTCCAGAGCAACTCGGTTCGATTCGCCTCGTGGGTGTTGGGTTATCTGGGTTGGTGGATATACGGCAGGAGTTGCTCTTCCCAGAATTGATAACCCCAGCAGAGGAAGTGGGCATGGTGATCACCATGTCAGACAGCAATGATCACACTGCCAATGGTATGGGAGGCCTCGCGCCATTGAACGCTCGGGCGAGTAACTCCGGGCCGTGGCAGACCACCCAAGACGTGGAGCATGAGATTTATGGCCACGGTTGGGTGCAAGGCACCGGGTCAGGCGTGGTCAGTGTACGTTTCGAAACACGCGCGACTGGCCCAGGGAAAACGAAAACCTTTTCCGTTAATGACCCGGCTCTTCACCCCGCAGACCCCCTGGCCTCTTTGGCGTGGGATCTTCGCCCGGAGGAACGCTCGATGGACTAGATGCGCCCTGACGCAAGTTCGCACAACAACTTCATCCGCGCCTGGGACGGGCGAAGGCCACTTTCTATTGTCAGTCCTCGGCGCTGGAGCTCGGCACCGCCGCCGACGCCACCGTAGGCAGCATTCATAGGTCCGAAGGGAACCCGCGTGCACAACCTCACGGGCACGTCTAGTGCACATAGTGATTCAACCATGGCCCGGGGAATATTTCCGCTGCCGAGCGCAGAAACGACTATGCCATGCAGAGGTTTGGAGTCGGAAGTGATGGCGTCGATCACACGGCTAGAGCAACCACCGTAGGCCGAGACGATCTCCACACGTAGATCGGCTAATGACGGCGGCAGAGATGCGGGGCGCTGCTGCGGGGTGGGAGAAAAAGCACGGGTGACGCCGTGATCAGCAGAAGAAGATACGAAGGCGCGGTCGTTGTGCGTATGAGCCTTGCTCACCCCTGATGCAGGCAGAGCCACCCCTCCAAAGACCACATGAGCCGGCATCGTTGCATCTGGAGGTACGGATAGGGCAAAAGTGAAAGCATCCCGGAGATTGGCCGGTCCATCGGGACATGGGTCATCGAATGGACGCTGTGCTCCAGTGAGAATGACGGGCACATGAGAGTCGATGAGACAGTGTACAGCCATCGCGGTTTCCTCTAAGGTATCCGTGCCATGGATGATAATGACCCCACCTAAGGGATGAACATAAGAGGTATCGTTCAAACCCTCATGAAGGCAGGTGAGGATATGATCCACATCACTGAGCTGGAGGTCGGAGGAATCTAATGCCATGATGTCCCGGGACTCGACATGGATATGACTGATGTGTGGGATACCCGCCTGGGCGATGATGTCGTCGATGGGGTGCGACGGCACGAGATCCCCGCTGCGTGGATCCCGAGCGCAGGAAATAGTGCCGCCCGTCCCGATTACGACGATAGTTTGGGGCACAATGTCAGTGTTCAGAGAAGGGATGCGCCTGGCTGCAGGCTCTTCGACCTGAAAACGTGACGGGGAGTCCTTGTAATCCATGCCTCACAGGTTAGTGGTCACTTCATACACATGTGTAACATCGTGGCGTACCCCTAAACGTGCGTTGGATAAGGAATGCGTGAGAGCGCGCATCTCCGATGTACGTCACAGATCGAAGGAGCCGCACCCCATCATGAGCACGTCCTCCATAAAGTCTTTGGCGCTCGTAGCCGCCGTTAGCGCTGGTCTGACCCTGACTGCGTGTGGAAACGACAACGACGAGGAAAATACTGCGCCTAGCTCATCGCAACAGACGGCGCAGGAAGAGGCAATCCCCGCCGCTGCCGATTTGCAAGGAGTGCTGGCACGTGCGGTTGATCCCAACGTTCCTACCGATCAGAAACTAGACACCGTGGTTGGGGGACAAGAAGCACCGGAGCTTTTCGATTCCCTCACGAAGGCTGCTGTTGACTCTAAGGCACAGTTCAACGTCCTTGATCCGGTTTTGCCCGGCATGCTGCCCAATGTCTACACCGCAAACGTGAACCTGATGCTGCCGAATGCAGAACCGCAGCAGATTCAAGGTGTGGAATTTGTGCGTGATACGGCAGACCAGAACAAGATGAAGCTGGATAAGCGATGGGCTTGTTCCTTGGTTGAAGCTGTGCTACCTGATCAGGTTCCTGCGATGTGTAACCCTGACACAGCTGCTCCGGAGGGCTCTCCGGCTCCGGCGCCTGAGGGTCAGCCAGCCCCTGCACCGGCGCCTGAGGGTCAGCCAGCCCCTGCACCGGCGCCTGAGGGTCAGCCAGCTCCCGCGCCTGCACCGGAAGGCCAGCCAGCTCCCGCGCCTGCACCGGAAGGCCAACCGGCTCCCGCGCCTGCTGGTTAAAATTACGGCGACTCAACCCTGCTGAGTGCGGCGTAGGCCTCACTCAGCTTTAGTCCTGTTTTTCCTCAGATTGTGCCCAGGATGTTTTTGCCATCGTGGTTTGAATAACTTTTACTGCGGAATCTTTCTGACCATAAGTGGTTGTGGTCGTAACTTTCACCGAACCTCGTTCAGGCAGAGCATGGGTCAGATTGAGCACTATGTGCCCTGTCGATTCGCTGCTGACATCGAGAACTTCCAGATCAGTGTCCGCTAGCTGTTTGGTCGCTGGCCGACGTTTGACTTCCACTCCCAGCTTGACCGTCTTGTTTTGGCGCTCTGACAGTGTGTAGATGATGTCCTGCAACATGGATGTGCCGTTTTCATCGATGCGGTTGGATACTTTCCACTTGCCTCCCACACCGATTGGCTCGTCGGGGAAAATGATCGGCACGTCATTCATTCTGGTGAGTGCTTGTTCAACACTGGCACGAGCGGAGTCAGTTGCAGATTCAGGGGCAGAAAAATTCCGGTTCTGAACTCGGCCGTTCAGGTTCTGTTCCGTGACCATCGTGAATCCCTCGGCGGTAGCCACATCCTCGTTACGCTCGGTATTACTGCCTGAGGGTCGCCCCACGGTGACGGTGCTGGTGCGTACGTGACCATCGGTGTGGATGTTGGTGGTCAGCGGGAGATCCATGGTGACTTCGTCATAGGGAACGTCGAGATCGTCGGTATTGCTCTCGGTGGTAAAGCTTGGAGCAGTGGTCGACGCGGAAGAATCAGACGATTGCGTAGCGCTCTGCTTAGCACGGTCTTCGGCCTGCTGTTTCTTTAGCTTTTCTTCATCAACTAGGGTTTTTTGTTCAAGTCCCTGAGTGAAGGAAAACTTCACCTTTTGCTCGTCGGGACCCGTGAACCACACGAGTGGCTGTGCAGAGCCCTCACCTGCATTCAACAACTGCACGGTGACACCCTCGACAGGAGCATTGACTGGTTGGGCATGGGTGTTTGAGTCTTCGCCACAAGCGGTCAACGTAGACAGACAGAAAAGGGCGGTGAGCGCCAATGTTCGACGGGTCTTTCGATTAGCCACGGTTCCATAGCCTAACAGGTGCCCCTCCGAATACCGCTGTGGTTCCAGGCATTAGTGGTTAGGGGACTAGACTGTCTGCGTGACTTCCAAACGTGTGACGGGGCCGGCCCTATTACTAATGCTTCTCATTGTGGCCATTGATCAGCTGACAAAGTGGCTTGTCGTAGAGAATCTGGAGCCCCGCACGGCGTATCCGGTGTTTGGTAATTTCTTTCGCCTGTTCCTGATACGTAATCCCGGCGCAGCCTTTTCCATGGGGGTGGATGCCACACTTATCTTTTCCGTGATCCAAATTGCTGCCACCGTCGTGTGTCTAATTGCTCTTTTTCGCGCACGCTCGTGGTGGACCGCGGTACCGGCGATCCTCATCGGTTCAGGTGCAGCAGGCAATCTCATTGACCGTATTTTCCGCGCTCCCGGTGCTTTGCACGGACATGTGGTGGATTTCTTATCTTTCGGAAGCTTCGCCATTTTTAATATTGCTGATTCAGCGATCACCGTGGGTGTTGTGGTCTATCTCCTGTTCGCCCTATTCGTCGAACCACGACGTCACAAGTCAGTTTCTGAGCGTGCAAACCCACCCGCTGCTGATGGCGACAACGCGGCCAATGACGAGTGCAGACTTTCGGATGCGAGTGGCAGCGGAAAAGGAATAGAGGCAGCAGAAAGAAGGGAGGACATGCCTCGATGAGCCGTGAGAACCGTGTGATGCCGGTGCCCGATGGTCTGGCGGGAATGCGCGTTGATGCGGGTTTGTCTAAGCTTTTGGGGCTTTCTCGTACAGCCGTTGCAGAGTTGGCAGTCGGCGGTGACGTACTGCAAGACGGTGCAGCCGTAAGCAAGTCTGATCGACTCGTTGCAGGTGCGTGGCTCGACGTCACCTTGCCAGAACCGCCACGCGATTTGGCGGCCGAGCCTCCACAGCACGTGGAGGGCATGGACATTTTGTATTCGGATGACGATGTCATCGTCGTGGATAAACCCGTGGGGGTTGCAGCGCATCCCACTCTGGGATGGGAAGGTCCGACAGTCACCGCAGGACTGGCGGCTGCCGGTTTCCGCATTTCCACGTCTGGGCCCCCGGAGCGCAAAGGCATCGTTCAACGCCTCGACGTCGGCACATCTGGCGTGATGATCGTGGCAGCATCCGAGCGGGCGTATACGGTGTTGAAGCGTGCTTTCCGTAACCGTGAAGTAACCAAGACCTACCACGCACTCGTCCAGGGGCATCCTGACCCAACGAGCGGAACCATCGATGCTCCGATTGGCCGTCATCCCAGCGCAGGGTGGCGTTTTGCTGTGCGCGAGGATGGCAAGCATGCCGTAACACACTACGACACCCTCGAAGCTCACCGGCAAGCTAGCTTGCTCAAAGTGAAACTGGAGACCGGTCGTACACATCAAATTCGCGTACATTTCTCCTCGTTGCACCATCCTTTGGTGGGAGATCCGATGTACGGGTGCGACCCGCACCTGGCAGAACGCCTCGGGCTGATTCGCCAATGGCTTCATGCTGTGTCTTTGGGCTTTCCGCACCCTAATGGAGAGTTCATGACTGTGGAATCTCCGTATCCAGCAGACTTGGCTGAAGCATTGAAGAGACTGAGGGAGGCCAACGGTGCCTAAACATAGTGCCGCAGCCATTAAGTCTCGCATGTCGCAGTCAGTTCCAGAGAACAAAAAACGACGGCGGCGCCATGAGTGGGACGATACTCGCAAACCAGCGTGGGTGGCCTATCTGTCGCTCTTTTGCGTTGTGGGGCTGTTCATTGCGGTATTGGCTTTGTCGCAGTCGGATCGTATCTCTCAGCCACAAAACATTAATGGGGATCTTCTGGGTGCTTATGGTGTATCCCGGGAGGATTATCAGCGCCACGCTCACAACACCTTGGAACAAATGGAGGGGGATAGTCCCCGCTGGGCGCTTCTGAGCCTGCAACACAGTATGAATGCGCAGGAGTTGGCGGATATTTTCAAGGATCTCGATATGCGGGTGAGTACGTTGCTGCTCGGGCCGATTCAGGTGCCGCTGCCAGAGCCTGCCTCTGGATTGCGTCGGATCGATGTGTTTAACCGTGCGGTGAACACCTTGGCAAAGGGCTCTGGCCTACGAGCTGAGGACCTGCGCTTTGACAGCGTGCTCGTTTATGGAGCACCAGAACAGTTGCGTGAATTAGCCAAAAGGCCGGGAGTGTACTGCGTGGAGGCTGCCCATCCTGATGCAGTGTGGGGGCGCATTGGTGTGCAACCACTTGTCCAAGAGGATTCGCCGTACGCACCGCCTGTGGGTCACAGTGGAAATGGACAGGGGGAGACATCGGCGCAGACGTCTCCAGCCACACCATCTGATACGCCCACACCATCTGACATGTCGGAACCATCCGG is a window encoding:
- a CDS encoding DivIVA domain-containing protein is translated as MPLTPADVHNVAFSKPPIGKRGYNEDEVDQFLDLVEDTLAELQDENADLKLKVEELNDGGKATAAVGSSKVDEAELRRKIEADVRKDVEAKVRRDVEAKAEARIRDAESRAKAAEERAKKAEAAAAEARKSTDSSASSAATSGIVGSAATKGDVTSGAATPDTHMQAARVLSLAQEMADRLTSDAKAESSAMLSDARAEAKRTVDDADSSSRRILDEAKKNADSQLSDAKVRSEKMLADAKQKSEAQLADADQRSKTMIADANAQSQAQIRQAQDKATALQQDAERKHTEIMETVKKQQTILEGRIEELRTYEREYRTRLKTFLESQLEELNSRGTAAPAGTPEVEMHNQ
- a CDS encoding EamA family transporter; translation: MDCPCGLTPRVAAPVVMIASGVSLYAGAALAVGLFHTFPPAIVAWMRIAAAGLILVIIQRPKIQSFFGTSGRLAMAFGVVTLGMNMVFYEAIARLPLGTAVAIEFLGPIAVAAWGSHSRRDWSALLLAGVGVLVLSGAQWAASPSGVMYALTAAMLWAGYIMLGSRVAKNSAYAGARDALAIGFAWSAVVSTPLVGAGYFLVWGSGIAPGWHVDALELVGLALGLGMLSAVIPYSLDQLVMKIAGPGYFALLLALLPLTASLLGAVALGQMLSIVELLGIAAVVAAVALREPG
- a CDS encoding DNA polymerase IV; translated protein: MDAFFASVEQLTRPTLRGRPVLVGGMSGRGVVAGASYEARVFGAHSAMPMSQAVRLCRNRAVVVRPRLEVYKVASRRIFEVIRAHAGAVVEQLSVDEGFAEPPQLIGATDEEARAWAMRLQRAVEEETGLPSSVGMASTKLDAKMASDLGKPHGIAVVSVWRRMQVFGPRPAKELWGIGKVAQARLAEVGVHTIAEFVKMDRADVKSLLGAAGVDIQRMAAGNDTRPVAPRARSKQMSAERTLTTNIHTSTELWPIVNEVAKEAHRRLLKDGRAARTITAKVRTEDFHIHTRSATLPAGTDDLETITVAARRVMPRPEQLGSIRLVGVGLSGLVDIRQELLFPELITPAEEVGMVITMSDSNDHTANGMGGLAPLNARASNSGPWQTTQDVEHEIYGHGWVQGTGSGVVSVRFETRATGPGKTKTFSVNDPALHPADPLASLAWDLRPEERSMD
- a CDS encoding asparaginase domain-containing protein, translated to MDYKDSPSRFQVEEPAARRIPSLNTDIVPQTIVVIGTGGTISCARDPRSGDLVPSHPIDDIIAQAGIPHISHIHVESRDIMALDSSDLQLSDVDHILTCLHEGLNDTSYVHPLGGVIIIHGTDTLEETAMAVHCLIDSHVPVILTGAQRPFDDPCPDGPANLRDAFTFALSVPPDATMPAHVVFGGVALPASGVSKAHTHNDRAFVSSSADHGVTRAFSPTPQQRPASLPPSLADLRVEIVSAYGGCSSRVIDAITSDSKPLHGIVVSALGSGNIPRAMVESLCALDVPVRLCTRVPFGPMNAAYGGVGGGAELQRRGLTIESGLRPSQARMKLLCELASGRI
- a CDS encoding DUF6263 family protein, with the translated sequence MANRKTRRTLALTALFCLSTLTACGEDSNTHAQPVNAPVEGVTVQLLNAGEGSAQPLVWFTGPDEQKVKFSFTQGLEQKTLVDEEKLKKQQAEDRAKQSATQSSDSSASTTAPSFTTESNTDDLDVPYDEVTMDLPLTTNIHTDGHVRTSTVTVGRPSGSNTERNEDVATAEGFTMVTEQNLNGRVQNRNFSAPESATDSARASVEQALTRMNDVPIIFPDEPIGVGGKWKVSNRIDENGTSMLQDIIYTLSERQNKTVKLGVEVKRRPATKQLADTDLEVLDVSSESTGHIVLNLTHALPERGSVKVTTTTTYGQKDSAVKVIQTTMAKTSWAQSEEKQD
- the ileS gene encoding isoleucine--tRNA ligase → MSTPAGGAYPRQDMTNGSSSFPVMEQEVLKYWAEDATFNESIAQREGAEEYVFYDGPPFANGLPHYGHLLTGYVKDIVPRYQTMRGKKVARVFGWDCHGLPAELEAEKQLGIKGRQGIEEMGMAKFNDYCASSVLRYADEWKEYVTRQARWVDFDNGYKTMDLDFMESVMWAFKELWNKGLIYQGFRVLPYSWAEHTPLSNQETRLDDSYKMRQDPTLTVTFPVTGAREGSAAAEIFTNHEEWGNVSLIAWTTTPWTLPSNLALAVNPTVEYSAVKVGAGSAFEGQVFVLATALISSFAKELGEDHQVLCSFPGSKLVGTTYEPVFPYFKDHPNAFQVIAADYVTTEDGTGIVHQAPAFGEDDMFACEAVGIEVVIPVDMDGKFTSQVPDYQGKLVFDANKDIIRDLKAEGKVVRHQTIEHSYPHSWRSGEPLIYMALPSWFVAVTKFRDRMVELNHEQIDWMPSHIRDGQFGKWLEGARDWNISRNRYWGAPIPVWVSDSEEYPRMDVYGSLDELERDFGVRPQSLHRPDIDQLTRPNPDDPTGKSTMRRVPEVLDCWFESGSMPFAQKHYPFENKEWFDTHSPADFIVEYSGQSRGWFYTLHVLSTALFDRPAFKKVVAHGIVLGDDGLKMSKSKGNYPNVNEVFERDGSDAMRWFLMSSPILRGGNLIVTEQGIREGVRHAMLPMWNAYSFLRLYASQPARYSTDSTNVLDRYILAKLHDTVTRVTEALDNTDVAIATDEIRTFCDALTNWYVRRSRERFWAGDTEYPEAFHTLYTVLETLCRVAAPLLPMTTEVIWRGLTGERSVHLTDYPKAEDLPQDSALVEAMDAVRSISSAASSLRKSHKLRNRLPLPRLAVAMPNADELENFTSIIADEVNVKEVVLTDDVASVGRFDVVVNARAAGPRLGKDVQRVIKAVKSGDYEVTDSGTVVADGIELQDGEYSRRLVATDPDNTAEVAGVGGLVVLDTCVTPELEAEGWAADRVRGLQDARKNAGFDVSDRITVTLSVPADKEAWAKEHAQSIAKEVLATEFHVVVGEELPVDVADGCTAQVTRN
- the lspA gene encoding signal peptidase II; this translates as MTSKRVTGPALLLMLLIVAIDQLTKWLVVENLEPRTAYPVFGNFFRLFLIRNPGAAFSMGVDATLIFSVIQIAATVVCLIALFRARSWWTAVPAILIGSGAAGNLIDRIFRAPGALHGHVVDFLSFGSFAIFNIADSAITVGVVVYLLFALFVEPRRHKSVSERANPPAADGDNAANDECRLSDASGSGKGIEAAERREDMPR